TCATGTCTATTCATCCCATCATGCAGAAGTTGTCCGCCAAGTTGCAGCGGACTGATATTCCCGAGTTCGGTCCCGGCGACACTGTCCGCGTGCAGGTCAAGATCCGCGAGGGCGAGAAGGAGCGTTTGCAGGCCTTCGAAGGTATGGTTATTGCGACGCGCAAGGGCGCGCAGGGCACCTTCACGGTCCGCAAGATGAGCTTCGGCCAGGGCGTCGAGCGCATCTTCCCTTACAACTCCAAGGTCGTCGACAAGGTCGAGAAGGTTCGCTCCTACGAGGTTCGTCGTGCGAAGCTGTTCTACCTGCGTGGTCTGCGCGGCAAGGCCGCCCGTCTGCGCGAGGTCGAGCGCACAAGCTAACCACACTTCTTTCCACAGAGGCCACAGCTTCGGCTGTGGCTTTTTCTCTGCCCGCGAGGCGATACACTCTTGTTTGAGAGAGTATGCCCCGCGTTCCAGGAACCGTTACTGCCGCTACGGCCAAACAGCGCATGCTGAAGCAGCTTGTCTGCAGCGATGCTCCCGAGCAGGCGCTGCGCTACAACGGCTTCCGCGTTATCGCCGGCGTTGACGAGGTCGGGCGCGGTGCGCTGTTCGGGCCTGTCGTCGCTGCAGCGGTGATTCTGCCGGAGCGGATGAACAGCCTGGCTCGTGCGGGCCTGAGGGACTCCAAACAACTCGACCGCAAGCAGCGCGAGAAGTTGGATCGCAAGATTCGGCGCATGGCGCTCGCGGTGAGCGTGGCCGAGGTCGATGCGGAGACGATTGATCGCGTCAACATCTACCAGGCGACGCGACTGGCCATGCTCGAGGCGGTTCAGAGCCTTGCGATTGCGCCCGATCATCTCCTCATCGATGCGATGCGGCTCGATCATCCCTGCGCGCAGACGAAGCTGATCTACGGCGACTCGCTGAGCCTCTCGATCGCGGCGGCCTCCGTGGTTGCCAAGGTGCATCGCGACGCTCTGATGCGAGAGCTCGATGAGGTGCATCCTGGCTATGGGCTGGCCAGCCACAAGGGCTATGCCACGCCCGCTCACCGACGCGCGCTGGCTGCGCAGGGGCCTTCGACGCTGCACCGGCGGTCGTTTGCTCCAGTGCGTGCGGCCGATCCCGCTGCGGCGATCGAGGAGACAGTCTCCGGCGAGTTATTCGGCCGAGGACTCGAGGAGGAAGCCGAGTGGGCCAGCGACTAATGTGTGTCATCGCGCATCCGGATGATGAGTGCTACGCGTTCGGCGGCGCGCTGGCGCTGGCGGCCGACAGCGGCGTTGAGACGTCTGTGGTGTGTATGACCGACGGCCAGGCAGCGAGAAATCGCGGCGGCGCGGCGTCAGCCGAGGAGCTGGGAAGAATGCGCCGCGAGGAGTTTGCCGCCTCGTGCAAGGTGCTGGGCGTGACGCATCATGAACTGCTCGATTACGACGATGGCAGGCTCGAGTTCGTCGAGTTTTCTCGCGCGGCCAGTCGACTGGTCGAGCGAATGCGCCGCTTTCGCCCGCAGGTGGTGATCACCTTCGGGGGCGATGGCGGCGCGAATGCTCACGCTGACCACATGGTGGTTTCTGCGCTGACAACGGCCGCGTTCCACTGGTGCGGTCAGGCGAAGCGCTTTCCTGAGCTTGGCGCCGTGCACCAGCCCAGCCGGCTGTTCTACGCGACGACAAGTGTGTTTCTGCCCGGCAGACACGCTCCGAAGCCGATGCCGTGGTCGGTCGAGCTGGACATCAGCGGCGTGCTCGAGAGAAAGTTCGACGCCTTCCGCCAGCATGTCTCGCAAGCTCCGTTGATGGATCAGACACGGGCCTTTTTCGAGAAGCTCGGCGCGAAGGAGTTTTATGCTCTGGCGGCCGCGGTGGAACCACAACCAGCTGTGTTAAGAGACAGCCTATTCGATGGACTCTCCGGGGATTGACTCAGGCGGGTACCCCCCCCTCCAATTTCCGGTAAGTCATTTATATTTATATATTTAGCTAGATTTTCTCTCGTAAAATATTCTATTCAAATGACTTACAGATAAAAAATTGAAAACAAAAGGGTTATCTTCCAAGAAAAGAGAAAGCCCCGGAGGTCCGGAGCTTTCGTTACGCCTGAATCCATTTTACCAAAGGATAGAAACTACTCTGCCAGCTATATTTGGTCTGTTTTGAATAGTTTACGGCATTTGGGGGCTTGACAGGATTTCTGTGGAGAACTCTCGAAGGTAATCTAACAGTCGTGTCAATGCCGGTAGTATCAAAATATATACGGAAAGTGGTTACCTTATTGCGGTAGACTCCTGTGAAGTAACAGCAGCCTAACTTGAAGGTTGCCAAGGCTGGTGGCATGAGGAGGATTTGTGGGCCAGGTGGTGAAGTCGAACGGAGACAATCCGGTTCGCACTGCTGTGCGTTTTCCGATGAGACTGAATCTTCATCTGCAGACCGAGCAAGGCGTTCTGGAGGCTGTTACGGAAAATATCTCTGCCAATGGCCTGCTGTTCGTAAGTGATAGCCTGCCGGCTGTAGACAGCAGGATCGAGTTCACAATCGAGATGCCATCTTCAGTGATGGGGTCGGCGACGGATGTGACGATCCACTGTATTGGCCGCGTGGTCCGGCACTATCTGGAAGGCGGAGAGAAGAAGGCGGCTGCTGTAATCGACGAATATTTTCTAAAGG
The Edaphobacter bradus genome window above contains:
- a CDS encoding PIG-L deacetylase family protein; amino-acid sequence: MGQRLMCVIAHPDDECYAFGGALALAADSGVETSVVCMTDGQAARNRGGAASAEELGRMRREEFAASCKVLGVTHHELLDYDDGRLEFVEFSRAASRLVERMRRFRPQVVITFGGDGGANAHADHMVVSALTTAAFHWCGQAKRFPELGAVHQPSRLFYATTSVFLPGRHAPKPMPWSVELDISGVLERKFDAFRQHVSQAPLMDQTRAFFEKLGAKEFYALAAAVEPQPAVLRDSLFDGLSGD
- the rplS gene encoding 50S ribosomal protein L19 translates to MSIHPIMQKLSAKLQRTDIPEFGPGDTVRVQVKIREGEKERLQAFEGMVIATRKGAQGTFTVRKMSFGQGVERIFPYNSKVVDKVEKVRSYEVRRAKLFYLRGLRGKAARLREVERTS
- a CDS encoding PilZ domain-containing protein, coding for MGQVVKSNGDNPVRTAVRFPMRLNLHLQTEQGVLEAVTENISANGLLFVSDSLPAVDSRIEFTIEMPSSVMGSATDVTIHCIGRVVRHYLEGGEKKAAAVIDEYFLKA
- a CDS encoding ribonuclease HII, whose amino-acid sequence is MPRVPGTVTAATAKQRMLKQLVCSDAPEQALRYNGFRVIAGVDEVGRGALFGPVVAAAVILPERMNSLARAGLRDSKQLDRKQREKLDRKIRRMALAVSVAEVDAETIDRVNIYQATRLAMLEAVQSLAIAPDHLLIDAMRLDHPCAQTKLIYGDSLSLSIAAASVVAKVHRDALMRELDEVHPGYGLASHKGYATPAHRRALAAQGPSTLHRRSFAPVRAADPAAAIEETVSGELFGRGLEEEAEWASD